A DNA window from Hordeum vulgare subsp. vulgare chromosome 1H, MorexV3_pseudomolecules_assembly, whole genome shotgun sequence contains the following coding sequences:
- the LOC123424605 gene encoding rust resistance kinase Lr10-like, translating to MRKLLAIALLLLLPLINHGIYLATAWDDKDFFKYCPPSQCSEHGPEIRYPLCLESSNTSSCGCGDRTTRKLACSGQDTILFHPVLGPYNVSAIDYRRSSMKIIPLVDPCLVLKQKLVISRNSSSPQVDVFNDEMPSSDRFFIRSSPTALVHCSREFAPGAADGIVGPVSCLSNTTHFFYLVAGYEDMSLLPLDCKVITVSDNVRGDLIPMYWTCSPLFDPGYFKKQAETFLGSAETEVCWEDYDCRQCERSGRRCAFSSERNEQFCMPGGSRIKVIAATSSVAAFVVLLLTVATVLYLSLKTRYNAEIHLKVEMFLKTYGTSKPTRYTFSQVKKMARRFKEKVGQRGFGSVYKGKLPNGVPVAVKMLENSTGEGEVFINEVATIGLIHHANIVRLLGFCSEGMRRALIYEFMPNESLEKYIFSNDPNIFQNLLVPDKLLDISLGIARGMEYLHQGCNQRILHFDIKPHNILLDYNFNPKISDFGLAKLCARDQSIVTLTAARGTMGYIAPELYSRNFGGVSYKSDVFSFGMLVLEMVSGRRNSDPSVESQNDVYLPEWIYEKVINGEELALTLEATQEEKEKVRQLAMVALWCIQWNPRNRPSMTKVVNMLTGRLQSLQMPPKPFVSYENEPVL from the exons ATGCGTAAATTACTTGCCATagccctgctgctgctgctgcctctGATCAACCACGGAATCTACTTGGCAACGGCATGGGACGATAAAGATTTCTTCAAATACTGCCCACCATCCCAGTGCAGCGAACACGGCCCAGAGATCAGGTATCCTTTATGCCTTGAATCCAGCAATACATCATCATGTGGTTGTGGTGACAGAACAACCAGGAAGTTAGCATGCTCTGGTCAAGACACCATCCTTTTTCACCCCGTTCTTGGCCCATACAATGTTAGCGCCATAGATTACAGGCGTTCTTCAATGAAGATTATCCCGCTTGTAGACCCATGTTTGGTGCTCAAGCAGAAGCTCGTCATCTCCAGAAACTCATCATCTCCACAAGTTGATGTTTTCAATGATGAGATGCCAAGTAGTGACCGATTTTTCATCCGGAGTTCTCCAACAGCCCTGGTGCACTGTTCAAGAGAGTTCGCACCTGGTGCTGCCGATGGGATTGTTGGCCCAGTCTCCTGCCTTAGCAACACAACCCACTTCTTTTATTTGGTGGCTGGTTATGAAGACATGTCTCTTCTTCCGTTGGACTGCAAGGTCATCACAGTCTCAGATAATGTCCGTGGCGATCTGATACCCATGTATTGGACTTGCAGTCCATTATTCGACCCAGGGTACTTCAAGAAACAAGCAGAAACATTCCTCGGTTCTGCTGAGACCGAGGTGTGTTGGGAAGATTACGATTGCAGACAATGTGAGCGCAGTGGGCGACGCTGCGCTTTCAGCTCAGAACGGAATGAACAATTCTGTATGCCTGGCG GTTCCCGTATCAAAGTCATCGCAG CTACGTCATCGGTGGCCGCATTTGTTGTTCTTTTGTTAACGGTGGCCACTGTGCTTTATCTTTCACTCAAGACAAGATATAACGCGGAGATACATTTGAAGGTTGAAATGTTTCTCAAGACATATGGAACATCGAAACCCACGAGGTACACTTTCTCTCAAGTTAAGAAGATGGCAAGACGGTTTAAGGAAAAAGTAGGGCAGAGAGGATTTGGAAGTGTCTACAAAGGCAAGCTACCAAATGGAGTGCCTGTGGCAGTCAAGATGCTAGAGAACTCTACAGGAGAGGGAGAAGTATTCATCAACGAAGTTGCAACCATCGGACTAATCCACCATGCCAATATTGTCCGCCTCCTGGGATTTTGTTCCGAAGGAATGAGACGGGCTCTTATTTACGAATTCATGCCTAACGAGTCACTGGAGAAATACATATTCTCTAATGACCCTAACATTTTTCAGAACCTTCTGGTACCAGACAAGCTGCTAGATATTTCTTTAGGcatcgccagaggaatggagTACCTGCATCAAGGGTGCAACCAGCGCATCCTCCACTTTGACATCAAGCCTCACAACATCCTGCTCGACTACAACTTCAACCCAAAGATCTCAGACTTTGGCCTTGCCAAGTTGTGCGCGAGGGACCAAAGCATCGTCACCTTAACCGCAGCAAGAGGCACAATGGGCTACATTGCACCAGAGCTATATTCCCGGAACTTTGGGGGAGTATCGTACAAGTCGGACGTGTTCAGTTTCGGCATGCTGGTGTTAGAGATGGTGAGCGGAAGGAGGAACTCAGACCCAAGTGTTGAGAGCCAGAACGATGTTTACCTCCCGGAGTGGATCTACGAGAAAGTGATCAATGGGGAGGAGTTGGCGCTTACTCTGGAAGCGActcaagaagagaaagagaaggtgAGGCAGCTGGCGATGGTGGCACTGTGGTGTATTCAGTGGAACCCGAGAAACCGGCCGTCGATGACGAAGGTGGTTAACATGCTAACAGGGAGGCTGCAGAGTCTGCAGATGCCACCAAAGCCTTTCGTCTCATATGAGAATGAACCTGTGCTGTAA
- the LOC123424689 gene encoding LEAF RUST 10 DISEASE-RESISTANCE LOCUS RECEPTOR-LIKE PROTEIN KINASE-like 2.4, producing the protein MGNPGAFHRSITLQSLTVFSLVAVLAADHVQGLDDGCTPFSCGHLQDIRPPFRRRGDPGECGVEAYELGCTSSKATIHINTGTYYVTAINYTGSYFWVVDPNFNTSSNCPLPQRNHLAYGYFGEIDSVSPPGLRYLVTQSYYRACFANCSRAVAKNSAYKPVACLSAKNSHVYVWVSYYGCMVEDLEPYCGCLANIPFGNEYSPDWLQLQNASYADIIQVISKGFTVQFPVDTTGPSASMKLRKNINLCLNNSISYFKEQSSGASIVNWTHAFFWSEVHFLECVTQYSNDHYYTTPFVLVVVTILSVIAVPKFFFVLCRFLLAPLAVWIFLAYKYWKTRIIIDAVEKFLRIQQMIGPTRYAYTDIVAISSHFRDKLGQGGYGTVYKGMLLPGGVHVAVKMLEGNSNCNGEDFISEVSTIGRIHHVNVVRLMGFCSEEMQRALVYEYMPNGSLDKYIFSTEKSFSWDKLNEIALGIARGINYLHQGCDMQILHFDIKPHNILLDNNFVPKVADFGLAKLYPRGDSFVPLSAMRGTVGYIAPEMISRSFGVISSKSDVYSFGMLLLEMAGGRRNADPNMGSSSQAYYPSWVYDQLTREEAGEISPVAADMHELEKKLCVVGLWCIQMRSRDRPTMSEVIEILEAGVDGLQMPSRPFFCDEGHIHVEDSYHFTSELTAVSEEELSVVSEENDV; encoded by the exons ATGGGGAACCCCGGTGCATTTCATCGTTCTATTACCCTGCAATCCTTAACTGTCTTCTCCCTCGTTGCAGTTCTTGCAGCAGATCATGTCCAAGGACTAGACGATGGGTGCACACCTTTCTCCTGTGGGCATCTGCAAGACATACGACCTCCTTTTCGTCGGCGAGGTGATCctggtgagtgtggtgttgaagcaTACGAGCTGGGTTGCACCAGTAGCAAGGCTACAATTCACATCAACACAGGAACATACTATGTGACTGCCATCAACTACACCGGTTCCTACTTCTGGGTCGTGGATCCCAACTTCAATACCAGTAGCAACTGCCCTCTTCCACAGAGGAATCACCTGGCCTATGGATACTTTGGCGAAATTGATTCAGTTTCACCACCTGGCCTTCGTTATTTGGTCACTCAAAGCTACTACAGAGCATGTTTTGCTAATTGTTCACGAGCAGTAGCGAAGAATAGTGCATACAAGCCCGTTGCTTGCCTGAGTGCCAAAAATTCACATGTTTATGTCTGGGTGTCTTATTACGGGTGTATGGTTGAAGATCTTGAGCCTTATTGTGGATGCCTGGCCAATATTCCATTTGGTAACGAGTATTCTCCTGATTGGCTACAGCTACAGAATGCAAGTTATGCAGATATCATACAAGTCATAAGTAAGGGGTTTACTGTCCAATTTCCTGTGGACACCACGGGGCCTTCTGCTTCTATGAAGTTAAGAAAAAACATCAATTTATGCCTCAACAATTCAATCAG CTACTTCAAGGAGCAATCATCTGGTGCAAGCATCGTGAACTGGACTCATGCTTTTTTCTGGAGTGAAGTGCACTTCTTAGAATGCGTGACTCAGTACTCCAACGATCACTACTACACAACACcgtttgttttggttgttgtgacCATATTATCGGTGATTGCTGTCCCCAAGTTCTTTTTCG TACTATGTAGGTTCTTGTTGGCACCCCTGGCTGTATGGATATTCCTAGCCTACAAGTACTGGAAAACAAGGATCATAATTGATGCAGTTGAGAAGTTCCTCAGGATTCAACAAATGATTGGCCCTACGAGGTATGCCTACACAGACATCGTTGCAATCTCAAGCCATTTCAGAGACAAATTGGGCCAAGGGGGCTACGGCACTGTGTACAAGGGCATGCTACTCCCAGGCGGTGTCCATGTCGCCGTCAAGATGCTAGAGGGCAACTCAAATTGCAATGGAGaagatttcatcagcgaggtctccACCATCGGCAGGATCCACCACGTCAACGTTGTGCGTTTGATGGGGTTCTGCTCGGAGGAAATGCAAAGGGCCTTAGTCTACGAGTACATGCCCAATGGTTCTCTGGACAAGTACATCTTCTCTACTGAGAAGAGCTTCTCATGGGACAAGCTCAACGAGATCGCTCTGGGCATTGCCAGGGGGATCAACTACTTACACCAGGGGTGCGACATGCAGATTCTACACTTTGACATTAAGCCGCACAACATCCTTCTCGACAACAATTTCGTCCCAAAGGTCGCAGATTTCGGGCTTGCCAAGCTGTACCCGAGGGGCGACAGTTTCGTTCCTTTGAGCGCCATGCGGGGAACCGTCGGCTACATAGCCCCCGAGATGATATCCCGGAGCTTCGGCGTCATATCCAGCAAGTCCGACGTGTACAGCTTCGGGATGCTGTTGCTGGAGATGGCCGGCGGGAGAAGGAACGCTGATCCAAACATGGGGTCCTCAAGCCAGGCGTACTATCCGTCATGGGTGTACGACCAGCTGACCCGGGAAGAAGCGGGCGAGATATCTCCAGTTGCTGCCGACATGCACGAGCTGGAGAAGAAGCTGTGTGTTGTCGGATTATGGTGTATTCAGATGAGGTCTCGTGATCGGCCAACGATGAGCGAGGTCATTGAGATCCTGGAGGCTGGGGTTGATGGCCTGCAGATGCCTTCGAGGCCGTTTTTCTGTGACGAAGGACACATCCATGTGGAGGACTCTTACCATTTCACTTCCGAGCTGACGGCGGTCTCGGAGGAGGAATTGAGTGTGGTGTCAGAGGAAAACGATGTGTGA